In Candidatus Syntrophosphaera sp., a single window of DNA contains:
- the rodA gene encoding rod shape-determining protein RodA, translating to MINRKKFDFVLAALLLALILIGCVAIYTASTTTVGEFTSTQSNWWKQIIFSLVAVGAGLLLLRLPMPIFDLIVMPAYVLNLLALILVLFTPEVNGSHRWFSFLGLNYQPSESAKLLTILMVARVISKDGLTELQQLFYGLGLTLLPIPLILIEPDFGTTLVFGFSLLAMLVAADVPLVYILLLVSPIVSVVSSFWWVAIVVWILVLAFLLLRARLSWIAITITSIINAFVALIMPVFWNGLKDYQQSRILSFIDPMRDPLGAGYQIIQAKIAVGSGSIIGKGWLMGTQKNMNFLPEHHTDFIFSVIGEEFGFIGSLLLLAVFALFFWRLITDIGELRVRERKIAASGILAYLMFQTFINIGMNIGLVPATGIPLPFISYGGSNLLFNTLAVGVVLKYLNERGFMK from the coding sequence ATGATCAACCGCAAGAAGTTCGACTTTGTCCTGGCTGCCCTCCTGCTGGCCCTGATCCTGATCGGCTGTGTGGCCATCTACACCGCGTCCACCACCACCGTGGGCGAATTCACCTCCACCCAGAGCAATTGGTGGAAGCAGATCATCTTTTCCCTGGTGGCCGTGGGCGCTGGTTTGCTCCTGCTCCGGCTGCCGATGCCCATCTTCGACCTCATCGTCATGCCCGCCTATGTCCTGAACCTGCTGGCGCTGATTTTGGTCCTCTTCACTCCGGAGGTCAACGGCTCGCATCGCTGGTTCAGTTTCCTGGGCCTGAATTACCAGCCCTCCGAAAGCGCCAAACTCCTCACCATCCTGATGGTGGCGCGGGTGATCTCCAAGGACGGCCTCACTGAACTGCAGCAGCTATTTTACGGCCTCGGGCTCACCCTGTTGCCGATCCCCCTGATCCTGATCGAACCAGATTTTGGCACCACCCTGGTCTTTGGTTTCAGCCTGCTGGCGATGCTGGTGGCGGCGGATGTCCCGCTGGTCTATATCCTGCTGCTGGTCAGCCCGATCGTCAGCGTCGTATCCTCGTTCTGGTGGGTCGCGATTGTGGTCTGGATCCTGGTTTTGGCCTTTCTGCTCCTACGGGCGCGGCTTTCCTGGATAGCGATCACCATCACATCCATCATCAATGCCTTTGTGGCTCTGATCATGCCCGTGTTCTGGAACGGGCTCAAGGACTACCAGCAAAGCCGGATCCTCTCCTTCATCGATCCCATGCGCGATCCACTGGGCGCCGGTTACCAGATCATCCAGGCCAAGATCGCCGTGGGCAGCGGTTCCATCATCGGCAAAGGCTGGCTGATGGGCACCCAGAAAAACATGAATTTCCTGCCGGAACACCATACGGACTTCATCTTCAGCGTAATCGGAGAGGAGTTCGGATTCATTGGCAGCCTGCTGCTGCTGGCCGTATTCGCGCTTTTCTTCTGGCGCCTGATCACGGATATCGGCGAACTCCGGGTCCGGGAACGCAAGATCGCCGCCTCCGGGATCCTCGCCTATCTTATGTTTCAGACCTTCATCAACATTGGCATGAACATTGGTCTGGTTCCTGCAACGGGTATTCCGCTGCCCTTCATCAGCTATGGGGGATCGAACCTGCTCTTCAACACCCTGGCCGTGGGTGTGGTTTTAAAGTATTTAAACGAAAGGGGTTTCATGAAATGA